Proteins encoded together in one Centropristis striata isolate RG_2023a ecotype Rhode Island chromosome 6, C.striata_1.0, whole genome shotgun sequence window:
- the lmf2a gene encoding lipase maturation factor 2a — MGEITVTRRMFLWSMAVIYLAAFVSLYVQIPGLYGNDGLLPARWQLRYSGKSLWDQLLSSPTLLWLGPQLGIDTHTAMELLCLIGAALSLAATLVEALRDSVVFFCLWALYLSMYQVGQVFLYFQWDNLLLETGFLCILVAPLTLIRGSRGVREHDRVTFWLIRWLLFRLMFASGVVKLTSRCPTWWGLTALTYHYETQCIPTPLAWYAHQLPVWWQKLSVVGTFVIEIAAPLLFFSPLRRLRLGAFYLQVLLQVLIVLTGNYNFFNLLTLALCLSLLDDQHVHFWLRKADKISNNDSKLCSWLCYLLELAVWSLVIFGSVVCFDLQLDTKKNGILSRTAFTYHQFNQFLKTVTIPCIWIGVLSLTWEMVTSMFRCACVSGFLKRFCGTLQWTVLAAATAAMFTVSLVPYTYVEYDSNARLWPGVRRAYELVDRYQLVNSYGLFRRMTGVGGRPEVVIEGSMDGISWTEIEFMYKPGNMSASPAVITPHQPRLDWQMWFAALGTHTQAPWFTSLVYRLLQGKRDVIELIQTDVSQYPFHQEPPAYIRAHRYKYWFTKPKADGSYPQRWWGRVYDEEFYPTVSLGNAFLESMLNQYGLKDKSPSRRTPNGTVAQVVRWVRSQVRGVPAHILIWTLITCSTILCLLRGVQNRNKRTERTPLTHEAAVNDHTENVPDSSSDHCGKSVEKQGAEDKEVEEEEDGEDGEDGEEELDEGEEEAEETLDETKDD, encoded by the exons ATGGGGGAAATCACCGTGACTCGGCGCATGTTCCTCTGGAGCATGGCGGTCATCTATCTGGCTGCTTTTGTGTCACTCTACGTGCAGATACCAG GACTCTACGGTAATGACGGGCTGCTGCCTGCTCGTTGGCAGCTGCGATACAGCGGTAAGTCTCTGTGGGATCAGCTGCTGTCCTCTCCCACCCTGCTGTGGCTTGGACCTCAGCTTGGCATTGACACGCACACCGCTATGGAGCTTCTGTGTCTTATCGGTGCTGCACTGAGCCTGGCCGCCACACTGGTGGAGGCTCTGCGGGACAGTGTGGTGTTTTTCTGCCTTTGGGCCTTGTACCTGTCCATGTACCAG gtGGGCCAGGTTTTCCTCTACTTCCAATG GGACAACTTGCTTCTGGAGACAGGTTTCCTCTGTATCCTTGTTGCTCCCCTGACATTAATCAGAGGGTCCCGAGGGGTCAGAGAGCATGATCGCGTGACCTTCTGGCTCATCCGCTGGCTGCTCTTCAGACTCATGTTTGCCTCTGGTGTGGTGAAACTGACGTCTCGTTGTCCTACATGGTGGGGCCTCACAG CTCTGACGTATCATTATGAGACTCAGTGTATCCCCACCCCGCTGGCCTGGTATGCCCACCAGTTGCCCGTGTGGTGGCAGAAGCTGAGTGTGGTGGGGACCTTCGTTATAGAGATTGCTGCGCCCCTGCTTTTCTTCAGCCCACTGCGCAGACTCAGGCTCGGGGCTTTTTACCTGCAG GTGTTGCTTCAAGTGCTCATCGTTTTGACTGGCAACTACAATTTCTTCAACCTGCTGACTTTGGCCCTCTGTCTGTCACTTCTGGACGACCAGCATGTGCACTTCTGGCTACGGAAAGCTGACAAGATCAGCAACAATG ACTCCAAGCTGTGCTCGTGGCTGTGTTACCTGCTGGAGCTGGCAGTCTGGTCTCTCGTGATCTTTGGATCAGTTGTATGTTTTGACCTGCAGCTGGATACAAAGAAGAATGGCATACTCTCCAGGACAG CCTTcacatatcaccagtttaaccAGTTTCTGAAGACCGTCACTATCCCCTGTATCTGGATTGGTGTCCTCTCTCTCACCTGGGAGATGGTCACATCCATGTTCAG GTGTGCGTGTGTCTCTGGTTTCCTGAAGAGGTTTTGTGGAACTCTCCAGTGGACTGTGCTGGCTGCCGCCACCGCTGCTATGTTCACTGTTAGTCTG GTGCCTTACACCTATGTGGAGTATGACTCTAATGCCAGGTTGTGGCCGGGAGTGCGTCGGGCCTACGAGCTGGTGGATCGATACCAGCTGGTCAACTCATACGGCTTGTTTAGAAGAATGACTGGGGTTGGTGGGCGGCCAGAGGTCGTCATAGAGGGAAGCATGGATGGAATCTCTTGGACG gAGATTGAGTTTATGTATAAGCCAGGCAACATGAGTGCATCCCCTGCTGTGATAACACCTCACCAGCCCAGGCTGGACTGGCAAATGTGGTTTGCTGCACTCGGGACTCATACACAGGCTCCATGGTTCACCAGCCTCGTCTACAGGCTGCTGCAGGGCAAAAGAGACG TGATAGAGTTGATCCAGACAGATGTATCACAATATCCATTCCACCAGGAGCCTCCCGCCTACATTCGAGCCCACCGCTACAAATACTGGTTTACTAAACCAAAGGCTGACGG TTCCTACCCACAGCGTTGGTGGGGGCGGGTCTATGATGAGGAATTCTATCCCACAGTGAGCCTGGGCAACGCCTTCCTGGAGAGCATGCTCAATCAGTATGGACTCAAG GATAAATCGCCTAGTCGTCGGACGCCCAACGGCACTGTTGCTCAGGTGGTGAGATGGGTGCGATCTCAGGTGAGAGGTGTTCCCGCACATATACTTAtctggaccctcatcacctgtAGCACCATCCTCTGTCTGCTCAGAGGAGTGCAAAACAGGAACAAACGCACCGAAAGGACCCCACTGACTCATGAGGCTGCTGTGAACGATCACACAGAAAATGTACCCGACAGCTCTTCAGACCATTGTGGGAAGTCGGTTGAAAAGCAGGGAGCAGAGGacaaggaggtggaggaggaggaggatggagaggatgGTGAAGATGGTGAAGAAGAGTTGGATGAGGGGGAAGAAGAGGCGGAAGAAACTCTTGATGAGACCAAAGATGACTAG
- the miox gene encoding inositol oxygenase: protein MSVINIGPDPSLAYRPNLETNGTKEKEDYRNFESGSLIDRVFNTYKLMHTNQTLDFVKQKHSVWNSCNHTQMTMMDAIMSLDQLVDESDPDVDFPNSFHAFQTAEGIRQAHPDKDWFQLVGLIHDVGKIMALWDEPQWAVVGDTFPLGCKFQNSIVFRDNTFLDNPDEKNLNYNTEYGIYEPNCGLDKVFVSWGHDEYLYRVMKFNNCSIPEEGLYMIRFHSFYPWHSGGDYMHLCDDKDLRMMPWVQEFNKFDLYTKTTELPDVDKLKPYYQSLIDKYCPGLLKW from the exons ATGAGTGTCATCAACATC GGTCCCGACCCTTCTCTGGCATATCGGCCAAATTTGGAGACAAATGGAACCAAAGAGAAGGAAGACTACAGGAACTTTGAG aGTGGGAGTCTAATTGACCGTGTGTTCAACACATACAAACTGATGCACACCAATCAGACACTAGACTTTGTGAAGCAAAAG CACTCTGTATGGAACAGCTGCAACCACACTCAGATGACGATGATGGACGCCATCATGTCTCTAGACCAGCTGGTGGACGAGTCTGATCCAGATGTGGATTTTCCCAACTCCTTTCACGCCTTTCAGACTGCTGAGGGCATCCGCCAAGCACACCCAGACAAAG ACTGGTTCCAGTTGGTGGGTCTGATCCATGACGTTGGGAAGATAATGGCTCTTTGGGATGAACCTCAG TGGGCCGTCGTGGGCGACACCTTCCCACTGGGCTGCAAGTTTCAAAACTCCATCGTATTCAGAGACAACACCTTCCTGGATAACCCAGATGAGAAAAATCTCAATTATAA TACTGAATACGGGATCTATGAACCAAACTGTGGCCTCGATAAAGTCTTCGTGTCCTGGGGCCATGATG AGTATCTCTACAGAGTCATGAAGTTCAACAACTGCTCAATCCCAGAGGAG GGATTGTACATGATTCGCTTCCATTCATTCTACCCCTGGCACTCTGGCGGGGACTACATGCACCTGTGCGATGACAAAGACCTGCGCATGATGCCCTGGGTCCAAGAGTTCAA CAAATTTGACCTGTATACAAAGACCACCGAGCTGCCCGACGTCGACAAGCTGAAGCCGTACTACCAGTCTCTGATCGACAAGTACTGTCCTGGATTACTGAAGTGGTGA